The following proteins are encoded in a genomic region of Gimesia algae:
- a CDS encoding mercuric reductase produces the protein MTKPLQIDPPDEFNRLLVNQVHPPDWINPQPDGRYNLVVIGAGTAGLVTAAGAAGLGAKVALIERHLMGGDCLNTGCVPSKAIIRSSRAMHTVTKSNELGIQVDPDSVAVNFPQVMKRMRKLRADISQHDSAQRFKDLGVDVFIGDASFLNQSTIQVDQYQLNFKKAVIATGARAAIPEIKGLKESGFLTNETIFSLTELPHRLAVVGAGPIGCELAQTFARFGSEVTLVQSQPQILPREDRDAARIIQSQLEQDGVKILLNTSTTQVSLTEAGKKIQVDTQGTLTEFNVDEILVSTGRAPNVNGLNLDQAGVKYNERDGVAVNDYLQTTNPAIYAAGDICSRYQFTHTADFQARIVIGNALFKGRSKASQLLIPWCTYTDPEIAHVGLYEHDSAAKNIHIQTFIQELKDVDRAILDAETNGFVKIHVKQGTDKILGATIVASHAGDLISEISVAMKSGMGLKQLASVIHPYPTQADAIRKIGDQYNRTRLSPLIKSIFNKWLSWSR, from the coding sequence ATGACCAAACCGCTTCAGATTGATCCCCCCGATGAATTTAATCGACTGCTGGTGAATCAGGTCCACCCGCCAGACTGGATCAATCCTCAACCGGACGGCAGATATAATCTGGTAGTCATCGGCGCGGGCACCGCAGGTCTAGTCACCGCAGCCGGTGCGGCAGGGCTCGGAGCAAAAGTCGCGTTGATAGAACGACATCTGATGGGAGGCGACTGCCTCAATACAGGCTGTGTTCCTTCTAAAGCGATCATACGATCTTCACGAGCAATGCATACTGTCACGAAATCAAACGAACTGGGCATCCAGGTCGATCCTGATTCAGTGGCAGTCAACTTTCCACAGGTGATGAAACGCATGCGTAAATTGCGGGCCGACATCAGTCAACATGATTCCGCGCAACGTTTCAAAGACCTGGGAGTTGATGTTTTTATCGGCGATGCAAGCTTCCTCAACCAGTCAACAATTCAGGTGGATCAATACCAGCTCAATTTCAAAAAAGCGGTCATTGCCACAGGTGCCCGGGCTGCTATCCCTGAAATCAAAGGTCTCAAAGAATCTGGCTTCCTCACCAATGAAACTATTTTTTCATTAACAGAACTGCCTCACAGGTTGGCCGTTGTGGGGGCAGGGCCCATCGGTTGTGAATTAGCTCAAACATTCGCCCGCTTCGGTTCGGAAGTCACTCTGGTTCAATCTCAACCGCAGATTCTCCCCAGAGAAGACCGTGATGCTGCTCGAATTATTCAGAGTCAACTGGAACAGGATGGCGTCAAAATTCTTCTCAACACATCGACCACTCAGGTCTCTCTTACCGAAGCAGGCAAGAAAATTCAGGTCGACACTCAAGGAACACTGACCGAATTCAACGTTGATGAAATCCTCGTCTCCACCGGTCGTGCTCCCAATGTGAATGGCTTAAACCTGGATCAGGCGGGCGTGAAATATAATGAACGCGATGGCGTTGCCGTCAATGATTACCTGCAGACCACGAACCCTGCCATTTATGCAGCCGGCGATATCTGTTCGCGCTATCAGTTTACACATACCGCCGATTTCCAGGCCCGGATTGTGATTGGAAATGCCTTGTTTAAAGGCCGAAGTAAAGCTAGTCAGTTGCTGATTCCCTGGTGTACGTACACGGATCCCGAAATTGCACACGTCGGGCTGTATGAACATGACTCGGCCGCAAAGAATATCCACATACAAACCTTCATCCAGGAATTAAAAGACGTTGATCGTGCCATTCTGGATGCTGAAACAAATGGTTTTGTAAAAATTCATGTAAAACAGGGAACCGATAAAATATTGGGGGCCACCATTGTCGCCAGCCATGCGGGTGACTTGATTTCAGAAATCTCGGTCGCCATGAAGTCCGGCATGGGATTAAAGCAACTGGCCAGTGTAATTCACCCCTATCCTACCCAGGCAGATGCCATCCGAAAAATCGGCGACCAGTATAATCGCACGCGACTCAGTCCATTGATTAAAAGTATTTTCAATAAATGGCTCTCCTGGAGTCGATGA
- a CDS encoding DUF3604 domain-containing protein, whose product MTTDYQNYFGDLHNHNHVGYALGSLDRSFEIARNHLDFYAFTPHSYWPDIVDYDGKITQKWKNGFHIARARWPEVVQLAKDFDSPGEFVTILGYERHGTAEGDYHILFPDLQGDYELIEDLAELQTFARQRGCLMIPHHPANRLGHRGFDPTKLAADVSPVLEIHSEWGCAEHDRAPFPYKRHTEGGRWTKHTLQYYLNQGYRLGVVASTDDHLGHPGGYREGLAAIKAPELTRDALFDSLRNRRTYAVSGDRIELDFFLNDQMMGQELPFTDERELKVKVQGWDEIDRVEVLKNGRVIHRDFPVDKSNGANPWDQPVVLRFEYGWGPWPALGWGGTADWNFNIDVEGGEIQQIQTCFTTGPLDEFRRDRILEQTPHQLKVQSFTALKQQVDDWSQKAIVMRIQGNVDTRISISCQQPGECQLTQKFSDLAVSNEMLFTRPFPWESAMLHRIVFHNQWNTEFKFANQGNGKQDDWYYVRVIQSNGEMAWSSPIWVNQK is encoded by the coding sequence ATGACGACCGACTATCAGAATTACTTCGGCGATTTGCACAATCACAACCACGTAGGTTATGCACTGGGATCACTCGATCGCTCTTTCGAAATCGCACGGAATCATCTCGATTTCTATGCTTTTACGCCGCATTCCTACTGGCCCGATATCGTCGATTACGATGGCAAAATTACCCAAAAATGGAAAAACGGATTTCATATCGCCCGCGCCCGCTGGCCGGAAGTCGTTCAACTGGCCAAGGACTTTGATTCACCAGGCGAGTTTGTCACAATCCTCGGGTATGAACGACACGGCACCGCAGAAGGGGACTACCACATTCTGTTTCCGGATTTGCAGGGGGACTACGAACTGATCGAAGACCTCGCCGAACTTCAGACGTTCGCCAGGCAGCGAGGCTGTCTGATGATTCCCCATCACCCAGCCAATCGCCTGGGACATCGTGGATTTGATCCCACGAAACTGGCAGCAGATGTTTCACCGGTCCTGGAAATTCATTCCGAATGGGGTTGCGCCGAACATGACCGGGCCCCCTTTCCCTATAAAAGACACACGGAAGGGGGACGCTGGACCAAACACACGCTTCAGTATTATCTGAATCAGGGTTATCGACTGGGCGTGGTCGCCAGCACGGACGATCATCTGGGACACCCGGGAGGGTACCGCGAGGGGCTCGCTGCCATCAAAGCACCAGAACTGACACGCGATGCGTTATTCGATAGTCTTCGAAATCGACGCACCTATGCGGTCTCCGGTGATCGCATCGAACTCGACTTTTTTCTTAATGACCAGATGATGGGACAGGAACTCCCTTTTACCGATGAACGGGAACTGAAAGTGAAAGTGCAGGGCTGGGATGAAATTGACCGCGTGGAAGTTCTGAAAAACGGACGCGTGATTCATCGTGATTTCCCCGTTGATAAATCGAATGGAGCCAATCCCTGGGACCAACCTGTTGTCCTGCGTTTCGAATATGGCTGGGGCCCCTGGCCAGCTTTAGGCTGGGGGGGCACGGCTGACTGGAACTTCAATATCGATGTCGAGGGGGGCGAGATCCAGCAGATTCAGACCTGTTTCACCACAGGACCGCTGGATGAATTCCGCCGTGATCGCATTCTGGAACAGACACCCCACCAACTCAAGGTCCAATCGTTCACTGCTCTCAAACAACAGGTCGATGACTGGTCCCAGAAAGCCATCGTTATGCGAATTCAGGGAAATGTGGATACTCGGATTTCTATTTCCTGTCAACAGCCCGGTGAATGCCAGCTGACGCAGAAGTTTTCAGATCTGGCGGTCAGTAATGAAATGCTGTTTACCCGACCATTTCCCTGGGAATCGGCGATGCTGCATCGGATTGTCTTCCATAATCAGTGGAATACGGAATTCAAGTTCGCTAACCAGGGTAATGGCAAGCAGGATGACTGGTACTATGTCCGTGTGATCCAATCGAATGGCGAGATGGCCTGGTCCAGCCCGATTTGGGTCAATCAGAAATGA